The Xyrauchen texanus isolate HMW12.3.18 chromosome 25, RBS_HiC_50CHRs, whole genome shotgun sequence genome includes the window TCTCACCCAGAGTGAtcgtatagcttcagaagacttggatttaaccactcaaattgtgtggattacttttatgctgacataaTGTACCCCATTGATTAACACtgcatggacaaaaacacctcatccatccttcaaaatatattaaaaactcAAATGAAtttaagatggcatgagggtgaataaatgttgaGAAAATGAAAAATTTTGggagaacaatccctttaatatttGTGTAACTATGAATCGTCACTGATATCCACTGTGTTGGAGTCTGAAAATATATGGTGAGGTGAAAGGTGGAATATGTTAGCTTCTTGGTCTTGTGTTGAAATGGTCAGGGGAAGACTTTGAACAAAAACGAGCCCTgatggatcaatatttaaaggctCTTCAGGCATGGCATCCTCTGCTTGTTTGGACACATAATGAGATGTACCGTCAATGTTCAGGGGTTCTTTTGTTGTGGCGATCGAGGAATTTGTCTCCGTTACCACCGTAACTTCAGTTCCTCCTTCCTGGATGAGTGTATGGAGGCTTTCAAGGTCAGAACAGGAAGTGATGAAGGTGTGGGTGGCATCTGAAGCGGAGTCAGAGCAGGAAGTGATGAAGTTTGGAGTAGGGCCATTGGTCTGGGACGTAGTTTCAATGGTCTGAAAGGTGCTTTCATCAGTGAGTAAAACTGTCTGGTGCTCAAGGCTGCACCCAGGTGTTGGGGCAACAATGTGCTGCACAGGTGTTAGCATGCTGACGTGCTGTATTGCAGGGTTCAAAAGCATGTTATGATCCTCAGGACTGAGCAGAACCGTTCCAACTTTTGCAGTGGGTACATCCACTGATGCTTGGACAAAATTGTCCTCTGGTCCAATAGAGGGCGCTACGATGATGTTAAGATGCGTTCTGCTGTAGGTTGATGGCATGTCAGTTACAATGCTGGCTTGTCCTAGATCCTGTACATACTGTTTGACAACGCTTTGCGATTGCAACATTGCTGATGCCTGATTGAGACTACGTTGTTGTGGGTTATTATTATGCTGCCTCTTGTGGATGCGAAGAGAATCTTCCCTTACGAACGAAGCCTCACACAAGTCGCAACGAAAGGCTTGCCTCACCTCTAATCTCACCCGGTAACGTGACCTAAGAGGTTTGGCCGACTCTTCCCCAGCCCCGCCCCCTCGTCCAGACTTATTCTGTCTGCCTGGCCTATCTGCGTGACTCTTCCTCCTGTGAATTAACAAATTACTGCGCTGCTTGCTTGCAAAGGAACAGTGTTCGCATTTAAAGGGCCTCTCATCCGAGTGCACACGCTCGTGGATCTTGAGCGCCCCCTTGCTGGAGCAGGAGTAAATGCACTTGCTGCACTGAAGTGGCTGGGTGGGCTGGTGCTGGCGGGAATGGTCTCGTAAGGTGGCTTTGGTTGAACATTGGAATTCACACTCCGTGCAGCGGAAGGAGTTGACTACACCGTGATTAAGCTGGATGTGCGGTTTTAAATTGGCCTTCACGGCACAGCGGTACTCACAGAGGTCGCATTTATAAGGCTTCTCGCCGGAGTGGACCCGACTGTGCCGTTTCAAATCGTGGTTGATCTTAAATTTGGCGTCGCACTGATTACACTGGAATGGGGCGTCACctaaagagaaaacatcagaGGATATGAACTGAATATATGTATTACAATATTTCACTACTTGTTCTTCTCTATTATGAAAATGATCAACTAGGAACTTAATTAAAAAACTAACAGAAGTAGTATAAAAAAATGATTGTATTGACAATAATAGTAGGGAATTAACTGATCAcgattcacacaaaaatgaaaatttgtcacattttactcacccacatgtcatacttaagtaaaatatattttttttcatccatGGAATAAAACAGGATATGTTTGTCAAAATCTTCATGCACAGAAGTAGTCTATAGAACTTGcatgctatatttcaagtcttcttaaGACATTGAGATTTGTGTGACAAACTGACTTTTGAGTATTAAGTGCTATGGCAGTTAAAACTCTTTtttgagtgaataatgacttgaattttgTTCAGCTTCTCATACAAAACTATTGTGTGGCTTCAGAACACATTtcaatatagtgcacaagtcagaGCCACTTTTATAGATGTAGGGCTGTCGCTTTATCgcattaatttagtgtgattaattcactataaaataatgcataaaaataaaataacgcaACTGATCAtgtccccggactgtaataaAGAATATTCCTACCATTAGAGCAATTCTAATCTGAAGTACCACCAGtgttcagcagggggcagtaagcaaaactccagctgtagaGGCAACGTGCAGCTTTACAGAGAACAAACTGATACTCAGGCTTGCTTGATACTACAGACAGCACAAGATAAGAATGCGTTTTTGTATTCAAATAAAGGTGGATGGAGCACAGATCTCGAAATTTTCTTAGTCTCAAACTGCATTTAGCTTGACACAGCGACTTAAATACACTGTGAAAACGCTACGAtgcgacacaaccaaagtgagatgctccaaaagcgatGTACTCGAAGCAAAGTACAGTTGCAAATAAATATGCAACAgtgctctttactcatctcacttgcATAAAATAAGATGATATATTCCTtaaaattagagctgtcagaatgaaTGCATAAACACATGCGATTAATGAAAAAAGTTTAATGCGTTTTCTTGATTGCAATTAACGTATTTATCATGAATACAGCAGAAACCAccataaacacttgttgggagggtggaacctttgtaatgtgtcatTAAACTGTTGCacacttcacaaacacacactacagcactgtcaatgataaaatgatggagaaaggatctcttaatgctatttgatgtacaaaacaagcccagatggggaGTATTTTTTTGCCTAtgtaatgcacattttaattaccacagaagcaaggCAAGTCTTAACTGTCTCCAAAACACA containing:
- the LOC127618384 gene encoding zinc finger protein 64-like isoform X1 — protein: MASLNGEEDVSPDIHICGFCKQQYNNFKLFLAHKQKGCQIPSTLMSPKNAGADVKKNLTKAQKSPSKKLKHALTQKRHMCTFSGCSFKTQYGQKDMERHILTHTGERPFECELCHKRFSRRDKLNLHSRLHTGEKPHKCKYCPYAAADSSSLKKHLRIHYDERPFKCQICPYASRNSSQLTVHLRSHTGDAPFQCNQCDAKFKINHDLKRHSRVHSGEKPYKCDLCEYRCAVKANLKPHIQLNHGVVNSFRCTECEFQCSTKATLRDHSRQHQPTQPLQCSKCIYSCSSKGALKIHERVHSDERPFKCEHCSFASKQRSNLLIHRRKSHADRPGRQNKSGRGGGAGEESAKPLRSRYRVRLEVRQAFRCDLCEASFVREDSLRIHKRQHNNNPQQRSLNQASAMLQSQSVVKQYVQDLGQASIVTDMPSTYSRTHLNIIVAPSIGPEDNFVQASVDVPTAKVGTVLLSPEDHNMLLNPAIQHVSMLTPVQHIVAPTPGCSLEHQTVLLTDESTFQTIETTSQTNGPTPNFITSCSDSASDATHTFITSCSDLESLHTLIQEGGTEVTVVTETNSSIATTKEPLNIDGTSHYVSKQAEDAMPEEPLNIDPSGLVFVQSLPLTISTQDQEANIFHLSPHHIFSDSNTVDISDDS
- the LOC127618384 gene encoding zinc finger protein 64-like isoform X2, which translates into the protein MREPTKNLTKAQKSPSKKLKHALTQKRHMCTFSGCSFKTQYGQKDMERHILTHTGERPFECELCHKRFSRRDKLNLHSRLHTGEKPHKCKYCPYAAADSSSLKKHLRIHYDERPFKCQICPYASRNSSQLTVHLRSHTGDAPFQCNQCDAKFKINHDLKRHSRVHSGEKPYKCDLCEYRCAVKANLKPHIQLNHGVVNSFRCTECEFQCSTKATLRDHSRQHQPTQPLQCSKCIYSCSSKGALKIHERVHSDERPFKCEHCSFASKQRSNLLIHRRKSHADRPGRQNKSGRGGGAGEESAKPLRSRYRVRLEVRQAFRCDLCEASFVREDSLRIHKRQHNNNPQQRSLNQASAMLQSQSVVKQYVQDLGQASIVTDMPSTYSRTHLNIIVAPSIGPEDNFVQASVDVPTAKVGTVLLSPEDHNMLLNPAIQHVSMLTPVQHIVAPTPGCSLEHQTVLLTDESTFQTIETTSQTNGPTPNFITSCSDSASDATHTFITSCSDLESLHTLIQEGGTEVTVVTETNSSIATTKEPLNIDGTSHYVSKQAEDAMPEEPLNIDPSGLVFVQSLPLTISTQDQEANIFHLSPHHIFSDSNTVDISDDS